CCGAGGTCGTCATATTCTGCCAGCACCTCAAGGCGGCGTTCGGCGTCGCCGCTCAGCGTATGCATCGTGGGCGAGGGATAAAAAAAGTAAGCGTACGCCTGCCGGTCTGAGCGCCCGACGCGCCCCTTCAGCTGGTAGAGCTGGCTGAGCCCGAATTCATGAGCGCCCAGCACAATGAGCGTATTGCAGTTGGGTATATCGATTCCCGATTCAATGATCGTGGTGCTGACGAGAATATCGTACGCATGCTGGTAGAAGTCGACCATCACCTCTTCAATCGCCGTTTCGGGCATTTGCCCGTGCAGCACGGCGATTCGGGCCTGCGGGGCCAGAGCGCGCAATCTGATCGCCTGTTCTTCAATCGTCTTTACTTTGTTGTGCAATACGTATACCTGGCCACCACGTTCGAGCTCGTGCTTAAAGGCAAGCCGCAACAGTTCTTCGTTTTCGGCGATAACATGCGTCTCTATTTTGCGCCGGTCTGCGGGCGGCGTTTCGATGATGCTCAGGTCGCGAATGCCCGAGAGTGACATGTGCAGCGTGCGCGGTATCGGGGTCGCCGTGAGCGCCAGACAGTCGAGATTCGTGCGCATCTGCCGCAGCTTCTCTTTGTGCGTCACGCCGAAGCGCTGCTCTTCGTCGATAATCATCAGCCCCAGAGACTTGTAGCGTACGTCGTCTGCAAAGAGCGCATGCGTGCCAATAATGATATCGATCTTGCCGTCTGCCAGGCGCGCTTTGATCTCGGCAACTTCTGACGGTGACCGAAATCGGCTGATATAATCGATGCGCACGGGATAATCAGCAAAACGCTTGCTGAAGCTGCGGTAGTGCTGAAAGGCGAGAATCGTCGTCGGGCAGAGCACCGCAACCTGTTTGCCCGCCATCGCAGCCTTGAACGCTGCTCGAATCGCAACTTCGGTTTTGCCGAAGCCGACATCGCCGCAAACGAGCCTATCCATCGGTTTTTCCGATTCCATATCGGCCTTGATGGCATAGATCGTCTCGAGCTGGTGCTCGGTTTCTGTAAAGGGAAACGCCGCCTCGAAGTCGTGCTGAAAGCTACTGTCGGGGGGGAAAGCGAAACCCTTCTGGTTCACGCGGTGTGCATAAAGTTCGAGCAATTCTTCGGCGATCGAATCGACGAGGCGCTTGACGCGTGCTCGTGTCTTGGCCCACGAAGATTTCTTACCGAGGTGGTCGAGCCGGGGGTTCTCAGTCGAGCCGATGTACTTGTGTACGAGATTCAGCTGGTCGAGGGGCACGAACAGTTTGTCGTCGTCGGCAAACCGGAGTTCGATAAAGTCGCGTTCATTGTTCTGAACGCGCATGCGCTTCAGAGCCGAGAACCGGCCGATGCCATAGTTGACGTGAACGACGTAATCGCCTTCTTTGAGGTCGGTGTAGCTGTCGAGAATGCGGCTGATGCTCTTATCGCCCGCGTATTTTTTCACTACCCGGCCAAAAATATCCGCTTCGGAGAAAACCGTGACACCATTGCCGGTGAACCCATGGGGATAAAATGCCGGTATAATTTCGGGAGCCAGAATGTCAGTGAGCGCCGCCTTGAGGCGATCGCGTTGGCTGATCGATTCGATAAAGAACCAGATATTTTCTGCATCCCCCTGCGCGAGGCGCTCTTTCAAGAGGCCCAGGCGGCCGCCGAACCGGGGGGCGTCGTGCCACTGACTGTCTTCGTCTTTGGGGTCGGTGAGTTGAATAGCATGCGCCGCGCTGAGCATGGCCTCAATACGCGCAACGTCGCCGAAAAGAATTTCGGGTGCGAGCTTTAATTTCG
The sequence above is a segment of the Turneriella parva DSM 21527 genome. Coding sequences within it:
- the mfd gene encoding transcription-repair coupling factor, with the translated sequence MAESALPKKLSAALQDLAAKTQAAANLPAGILPMLAFTRATTAPKPGRTLYIVPDDNTALEWLRALGSLHQLTLSQLETAALVSWGVIPYSFTAPDQEKEYHRTRAELFIRSEVPCLIVASVEGLTYPIATDLEVAEVERTLTPGMHFARSRFAEFLLSCGFRHANPVERPGEFCIKGGVVDVFAPDEDLPVRLDFFGDEIETIKSFSHETQRSLGPVAEVRIAPLRPAVSHLAAAMQKFAADRSLGESELTPVITSGGTNLAGYADIYPALRQVQNIAELWRGETFIADEESVRQRLKTISAERQYLFERSESKLKLAPEILFGDVARIEAMLSAAHAIQLTDPKDEDSQWHDAPRFGGRLGLLKERLAQGDAENIWFFIESISQRDRLKAALTDILAPEIIPAFYPHGFTGNGVTVFSEADIFGRVVKKYAGDKSISRILDSYTDLKEGDYVVHVNYGIGRFSALKRMRVQNNERDFIELRFADDDKLFVPLDQLNLVHKYIGSTENPRLDHLGKKSSWAKTRARVKRLVDSIAEELLELYAHRVNQKGFAFPPDSSFQHDFEAAFPFTETEHQLETIYAIKADMESEKPMDRLVCGDVGFGKTEVAIRAAFKAAMAGKQVAVLCPTTILAFQHYRSFSKRFADYPVRIDYISRFRSPSEVAEIKARLADGKIDIIIGTHALFADDVRYKSLGLMIIDEEQRFGVTHKEKLRQMRTNLDCLALTATPIPRTLHMSLSGIRDLSIIETPPADRRKIETHVIAENEELLRLAFKHELERGGQVYVLHNKVKTIEEQAIRLRALAPQARIAVLHGQMPETAIEEVMVDFYQHAYDILVSTTIIESGIDIPNCNTLIVLGAHEFGLSQLYQLKGRVGRSDRQAYAYFFYPSPTMHTLSGDAERRLEVLAEYDDLGSGFRIAMKDLEIRGAGNLLGKEQSGEIMEIGFELYSQMLNDKVNELKGKAVANDDFTSAIMLPCDWYFPDEYIADTRAKMEFYKSLSAAAGLDEFHEIREALVDRYGKPPETVELMLLLEEIRQLAYMLRLERVAISPKTDDLKTPSEMPYFIVAPDHRLDMAKVSALLTRDKRVKLDTADPKRINLDIPQQPQLAFFRELSAILKYLANS